ATTGAATGCCTCAGCCATGCTTCTCCTCCAGCGCCGACAGCAACAGCTCGTGGATACCGCCGAAGCCACCGTTGGACATCACCACGATCCGGTCCTCGGGGCGAGCCTCGGCAACGATGTCCGCTACCAACGTGTCGATCGTGCCAAGGCAGCGTGCCGGAACTGGTGACGTGGCCACCACGCCATCCAATGACCAGTCCATGCCTTCGGGCTGGTACCACCAGACCGCATCGGCGTTCTCGACACTGGCCGCCAGCCGCTCTCGCAACGTGCCCAACCGCATGGTGTTCGAACGCGGCTCTATCACTGCCAGCAGGCGCCCCGGTCGTGATGACCCGCTCAGTCCACCGAGCGTCGCAGCGATAGCCGTTGGATGGTGAGCAAAATCATCAATCACCTGAATTCCAGCCACCTCGCCACGCACTTCCTGACGGCGGCGCGGTGTTTCGAAACGTGATAGCGCCTCGGCTCCGTTATCCAGCGAGATGCCGTAAAAGTGAGCCACCGCCAACGCCGCCAGGGCATTGCGGGCATTGTAGTCACCGCTCAACGACCAATCGATGACAACCTGCTCTTCACGGCCATCACCGTCGCGGTGAGCTACCCGGAAACGACTGGCATCGTCACGCTCCAGCTCGAGTCGCCAGCACCCCTTATCCGAACTACCGAAGTGCTCAACGGGCGTCCAGACTCCCTGTTCCAACACTCGCTCGAGTGCCGGTTCATCCGCAGCCACCAACAGGCGCCCGCGACTGGGCA
This Halomonas huangheensis DNA region includes the following protein-coding sequences:
- the mpl gene encoding UDP-N-acetylmuramate:L-alanyl-gamma-D-glutamyl-meso-diaminopimelate ligase — protein: MHLHIVGICGTFMGSLALLARELGYEVTGSDANVYPPMSTQLQQAGIKLMSGYAADNLRPRPDQVIIGNALSRGNPEVEAILDAGLPYISGAQWLAEHVLPGRRVVAVAGTHGKTTTASMCAWLLESAGLKPGFLIGGVPRNFGISARLGEVDGPFVVEADEYDTAFFDKRSKFVHYRPEVAVLGNLEFDHADIFPDLAAIERQFHHLVRTVPSRGRLLVAADEPALERVLEQGVWTPVEHFGSSDKGCWRLELERDDASRFRVAHRDGDGREEQVVIDWSLSGDYNARNALAALAVAHFYGISLDNGAEALSRFETPRRRQEVRGEVAGIQVIDDFAHHPTAIAATLGGLSGSSRPGRLLAVIEPRSNTMRLGTLRERLAASVENADAVWWYQPEGMDWSLDGVVATSPVPARCLGTIDTLVADIVAEARPEDRIVVMSNGGFGGIHELLLSALEEKHG